GGGATTAAAATTTGTTGGTAATTCCAGGAATATTCAAAGGATTACACACGAGTGGTATAATTAGCGAAAATTTTGTACTTTCATATTTCGGATTAATATTCctctttaaatttataaaataacatggattctatttttatttgaaaattgttacgTTATAAAAATGACCAAATATACTGGTCTCAATAATCTGTTGTTCGAATCTAAGATTACAAAACGATGGTGCACGCGATACCGTATGATTTGACATTTAGCACCGACGATCGAGCAGACGATATCGCGTGAACCAATATCGAATAACAGagtaatgaaaatgatattacCTGTGCAATTGAAATTCAGCCTCTTTTTAGCCCTCGATTGTCTAAATTTGGTACGTTTGGCAAGAGTCATATTTTTTATACACGTACGATAGATAAACGATTCATATTGTAGTTATATAATAcacaattaaaaatgtaattataaaatgtaagaagaaaattgaaacagtCGGATAGAAAAGAATCTAGGTCGTATAAATTACAGCACCTTGGTTCGGTTCGGTTGGAAATACCAGATCGTTCAGCTCGAATCCACGTTTTATTCCGCATTGAACGAACTCCGTTTTTAGTTTATCCAGAAATTGCGAAACCTTGTCTTTCGTTATGATCGCCACAATGCAGCCGCCCCACCTGTgccgaaataaaattatttaaccgCGCGGTTTCACATCCTCGATacgtttcctctttttttttatcatgatTTTATCCGTGACAGTTTGAAATGAATCGCGAATGAAATAAATCGCGAAGCACGATTGAAAATTGCCAATATTTTCGTTTCGGTGCAATCGACAACGATTTTCTAtgttttcaaatgatttttttcGAGTGAAGTTGTAACTCGTCTGGTTCCGTGTCATCGTGTTGCAAAGGTATAATTTCTTTCACGTGGCACACAGAAACACACCCACGGATCGATTTGATTTCGTCCAGGTATTTTGATATGGAAACGTCGTAAAACAGTGGACCATTTTCGATATCGTATTTTACTTAGAGttgtaaattatgaaaattcatGGGCGACCCTCCGACTTTTTCAGACATTGATTATTAACTTCGATTTATCTCTAttccaacaattatttaaataatttagtagCTAAGAGTTATCCCTACACCTAAAATGCATTTTCCGAGTGCAAACACCATTTCTAGAGATATAAAATGTCGAAGTTAGGAATGAAATACACAGGCAACAGTTTTCAATTAAACAGAGTTCGAAACTGCATCATGCATTCGTCAATAGACGTGGATCTAAAAGTGAACAGATACTATCGGATTCTGGGTGATCAAAGAGActgtacaaaataattaatctcGGGTACACTGCCATTCCCGGAATGATTACGAATCAGTCTCTATACATACCAGATTATAAGTTAGAACATTTCAAACATTCCAAACCCCTTGTTTCCCCTGTCTATACGTTCCTCAATGTGAACAATTTTAACAATAATTTCTCCTCTTTAACCCATTCGCGATGGTCGAACGAAAATTTTAAATGTTTGCTATTTTAAAGTGCAATCACTTTGCATTGGATAATtatagtagcgaaagggttaaatagagTATACAATCTCGAGACTCCTTCCAGATCCTGTTCTCTTTGATCATCCCAGATTCAGCTatttatattcaaattaatttgagACTATTCTACGAGGAACACAGTTATTCATAGTCTTACTTACCCAGCTCCCGTGAGTCTTGCACCAAGTGCACCGTAACTCATGGCTTTTTCGACCAGTGCATCGACACTCGGATGGCTGCACTCGTAGAGTTTTTGTAGACTCTCGTGGCTCTTGCACATCAGACTGCCTAAACGTTGAAGCTTCTCCTCTTCCATCATGCTGCTGTCCGCGCTGACACGTTGGAATTCTCTCACCCTGGCAGCTTCTGAAGTATGTAACAATCATTTTTCCTTATCTCGCCCGTTTCAATCGATCTTATCAATATCGTTACCCTGGTACACGTGCAATGCCCGTTGTTTCAGCTTGAACGTCTGCGAATCTTTGAAGCCTCCTAATAACTTCCTCAGCTTATCGTTCGTCGTGTCGAGATTTTTGCTGACCTAGAAAAGCAATAGTGTCGATCTGTCTACAAAGGGTTACAGGTAACGTTATTGCACAGGAAATTGTATCGCTTTTGTGCGAATCGAAACGGCGGTTAGAAAGTACGAAAGAATGATTTCCGGTGATTCGATGAATCTAAACGGGCGAATAATGTGTTTACTATAGAAAATCAATAGAGCCAGCGACAGAACAACGGAATCAATGTTGCGTGAAATCGTACGCGTACAGATCGACCAATTTTTCTCCTCGATTACATACTTCGTCCATGGTATATGGTTCCTCGTGAAGGTCTGTGGTTACTACAGAGACCATTTCTTCTAAGTTCATACCAAGCTGTTCTTGAACGTCGATTAATCTCCTTACTCGTTCCAAAGGTATGCTCCTCTTCTTTGCTATCATCTGCAAATAAACTCCTTAAATAAGTACACTTCGTTCCTGAACGCTTTGAGCGATACAGAAGCTAATGAGATagcaattattaaaatgaatgatAACTGAAGACTCTCGAGTACTCGGAGTAACGTTACATCAATCTAACAGTCCACCAGTTGTCATCGATTTATAAAGGAAGCACGCTCAGATTCGTTAGATAGACTATTCCTGACACAGGGGAGAATCTTGGAGGCGCATCGATCAAAGTCAGCCGTACAACATCCGTGAAACATAATCGAAACGCAATCCCATTAGCTCCTTTGAATCGTTACGTTCGAACGATTCTTCGAGTGTTCATTGTACGAACGCTTGGACCGTGACTAGAATTATCTTTCGAACGAACGGTGAAGGGGTTAAAATTCGTAGTGTCGAAAGAAACGATATATTACCAGTGCGGCGAGGTGACATTCCACGACCCTTAAATTAAAATCACCCGTAGAAGCTTTGTTGTGACATGCCTGGCTATGGGCTATTACGAACACTGCGGTTTCCGGTAAGGTAACGTCGGTACCACGCACGGGGTCGAATTCGATTAGCATTGCAGAACCTTCGCCGGTATTAATAAtgcattaaaaaattttttttttaaacacatcACCGACGGAGCAGAAATAATAATACCTGGTTTTCCAAGAAACGCGATTGCCTGATCCATACCGCCACCCATGGTG
This Osmia lignaria lignaria isolate PbOS001 chromosome 9, iyOsmLign1, whole genome shotgun sequence DNA region includes the following protein-coding sequences:
- the Galk gene encoding N-acetylgalactosamine kinase isoform X1 → MLENANGTSELEPKERVPIIQPDEKTLEKLDILTDLFSDHYRRKPSFIVRVPGRVNLIGEHVDYCGYAVCPMAIEQDIIIAVAPYPDEIHIVNMDFKYKPFGCNFEELNFTVKEPMGFVPMWYKYFLCGVKGALEVIPKECKPMGFVAAVWGNIPPNSGLSSSSALVSAALLLTMHLNKQPLSKRELATISARAERYVGTMGGGMDQAIAFLGKPGSAMLIEFDPVRGTDVTLPETAVFVIAHSQACHNKASTGDFNLRVVECHLAALMIAKKRSIPLERVRRLIDVQEQLGMNLEEMVSVVTTDLHEEPYTMDEVSKNLDTTNDKLRKLLGGFKDSQTFKLKQRALHVYQEAARVREFQRVSADSSMMEEEKLQRLGSLMCKSHESLQKLYECSHPSVDALVEKAMSYGALGARLTGAGWGGCIVAIITKDKVSQFLDKLKTEFVQCGIKRGFELNDLVFPTEPNQGAVIYTT
- the Galk gene encoding N-acetylgalactosamine kinase isoform X2; its protein translation is MLENANGTSELEPKERVPIIQPDEKTLEKLDILTDLFSDHYRRKPSFIVRVPGRVNLIGEHVDYCGYAVCPMAIEQDIIIAVAPYPDEIHIVNMDFKYKPFGCNFEELNFTVKEPMGFVPMWYKYFLCGVKGALEVIPKECKPMGFVAAVWGNIPPNSGLSSSSALVSAALLLTMHLNKMIAKKRSIPLERVRRLIDVQEQLGMNLEEMVSVVTTDLHEEPYTMDEVSKNLDTTNDKLRKLLGGFKDSQTFKLKQRALHVYQEAARVREFQRVSADSSMMEEEKLQRLGSLMCKSHESLQKLYECSHPSVDALVEKAMSYGALGARLTGAGWGGCIVAIITKDKVSQFLDKLKTEFVQCGIKRGFELNDLVFPTEPNQGAVIYTT